From the Caballeronia sp. NK8 genome, one window contains:
- a CDS encoding Tim44 domain-containing protein: MFDSRKPQSRGFLNILFRKAGILALAGVIAAGAIFAETAEAKRMGGGRSMGRQSATATQQHQATPPSQSQSMQGQPGQAAQAQRAQPAPGAPAAAQPARNRWLGPIAGLAAGLGIAALLSHFGLGEAFAGAMANMIMIALIVLAAVMLFRFIMRKRQGNNANTPAYAGAGSNSGSPYGATARTSLNQDPPQVPQQPTGFGANYIESSAPQQAVNANVPAGFDTEAFVRNAKVYFVRLQDAWDRGNVNDIREFTTPEMFAEVKLDVDARGSAPNRTDVVQLNADVLGVDDRPTEYLASVRFHGLIRESEGAAAEPFVEVWNLSKQKAGNEGWLLAGIQQVS; this comes from the coding sequence ATGTTCGATTCGCGCAAACCCCAATCCCGGGGTTTCCTGAACATCCTCTTCAGGAAGGCCGGAATCTTGGCGCTGGCTGGCGTTATTGCGGCTGGCGCAATCTTCGCGGAAACGGCGGAAGCCAAGCGCATGGGCGGCGGCCGCAGCATGGGCCGGCAGTCGGCCACGGCGACGCAGCAGCATCAGGCCACGCCGCCGTCCCAGTCGCAGTCGATGCAGGGCCAGCCGGGACAGGCGGCTCAGGCCCAGCGCGCGCAACCCGCTCCGGGCGCGCCCGCCGCGGCGCAACCCGCGCGCAACCGCTGGCTCGGACCGATCGCCGGTCTTGCCGCGGGTCTGGGCATCGCGGCGCTGCTGTCGCACTTCGGGCTCGGCGAAGCATTCGCCGGCGCGATGGCCAACATGATCATGATCGCGTTGATCGTGCTGGCGGCCGTCATGCTGTTCCGCTTCATCATGCGCAAGCGTCAGGGCAACAACGCGAACACGCCCGCGTACGCCGGCGCGGGCTCGAATTCGGGCTCGCCGTACGGCGCCACCGCGCGCACGAGCCTGAATCAGGACCCGCCGCAGGTGCCGCAGCAGCCGACCGGTTTCGGTGCGAACTATATCGAGTCGTCGGCCCCGCAACAGGCCGTGAACGCGAACGTGCCCGCTGGCTTCGACACCGAAGCGTTCGTCCGTAACGCCAAGGTCTACTTCGTGCGTCTGCAGGACGCGTGGGATCGCGGCAACGTCAACGACATCCGCGAGTTCACGACGCCGGAAATGTTCGCCGAAGTGAAGCTCGACGTCGACGCCCGCGGCAGCGCGCCGAACCGCACGGACGTGGTGCAACTCAACGCCGATGTGCTCGGCGTCGACGACCGCCCGACCGAGTATCTCGCGAGCGTGCGCTTCCACGGCCTGATCCGCGAGTCGGAAGGGGCGGCGGCGGAACCGTTCGTCGAGGTCTGGAACCTGTCGAAGCAGAAGGCGGGCAACGAAGGCTGGCTGCTGGCGGGGATTCAGCAGGTCAGTTGA
- the ilvA gene encoding threonine ammonia-lyase, biosynthetic, giving the protein MTHPDYLKKVLTARVYDVARESELEPARSLSARLHNAVFLKREDNQPVFSFKIRGAYNKMANLCADELARGVITASAGNHAQGVALSAARLGCRAVIAVPTTTPQVKIDAIRAHGGPTVEVVLAGESYSDAYARAVELQQERGLTFVHPFDDPDVIAGQGTVAMEILRQHQGPIHAIFCPIGGGGLAAGVAAYVKAVRPEIKVIGVQTEDSCAMAQSIKAGERVTLSEVGLFSDGTAVKLVGEETFRLCHELLDEVITVDTDALCAAIKDVFQDTRSVLEPAGSLAVAGAKLYAEREGIEGKTLIAVTSGANMNFDRMRFVAERAEVGEAREAVFAVTIPEERGSFRRFCELVGTRSVTEFNYRIADEKAAHIFVGVQIKARKETAQMMTSFVEHGFATVDLSHDELSKQHIRYMVGGRSPLARDERLLRFEFPERPGALMKFLSSMAPDWNISLFHYRNQGADYSSILVGIQVPQSDNAEFERFLATLGYPWWDEGANPVYKLFLA; this is encoded by the coding sequence ATGACACATCCCGACTACCTGAAAAAAGTGCTGACCGCGCGTGTGTACGACGTCGCGCGCGAGAGCGAGCTGGAACCCGCGCGCAGCCTGTCCGCGCGCTTGCACAACGCCGTGTTCCTCAAGCGCGAGGACAATCAGCCGGTGTTCTCGTTCAAGATTCGCGGCGCGTACAACAAGATGGCGAACCTCTGCGCGGACGAACTCGCGCGCGGCGTGATCACGGCGTCGGCGGGCAATCACGCGCAGGGCGTGGCGCTGTCGGCGGCGCGGCTCGGCTGCCGGGCGGTCATCGCGGTGCCGACCACCACGCCGCAGGTGAAGATCGATGCGATCCGCGCGCACGGCGGCCCGACGGTCGAAGTGGTGCTCGCGGGCGAGTCGTACAGCGACGCCTACGCGCGCGCCGTGGAACTTCAGCAGGAGCGAGGCCTGACGTTCGTGCATCCGTTCGACGATCCCGACGTGATCGCCGGGCAAGGCACCGTCGCGATGGAAATCCTGCGCCAGCATCAGGGCCCGATTCACGCGATCTTCTGCCCGATCGGCGGCGGCGGGCTCGCGGCGGGCGTCGCGGCGTACGTCAAGGCGGTGCGGCCGGAGATCAAGGTGATCGGCGTGCAGACCGAGGATTCCTGCGCGATGGCGCAGTCGATCAAGGCGGGCGAGCGCGTCACGCTGAGCGAAGTCGGCCTGTTCTCGGACGGCACGGCGGTGAAGCTCGTTGGCGAGGAAACGTTCCGGCTGTGCCACGAACTGCTCGACGAAGTCATCACCGTCGATACCGATGCGCTCTGCGCCGCGATCAAGGACGTGTTCCAGGACACGCGCAGCGTGCTGGAGCCGGCGGGTTCGCTCGCCGTCGCGGGCGCGAAGCTGTATGCGGAGCGCGAAGGCATCGAAGGCAAGACGCTCATTGCGGTGACGTCGGGCGCGAACATGAACTTCGACCGCATGCGCTTCGTTGCGGAGCGCGCGGAAGTCGGCGAGGCGCGCGAAGCCGTGTTCGCCGTGACCATTCCGGAAGAGCGCGGCAGCTTCAGGCGTTTCTGCGAACTGGTCGGCACACGCAGCGTGACCGAGTTCAACTACCGCATCGCCGATGAAAAGGCCGCGCATATCTTCGTCGGCGTGCAGATCAAGGCGCGCAAGGAAACGGCGCAGATGATGACGTCGTTCGTCGAGCATGGTTTCGCGACGGTCGATCTCTCGCACGATGAACTCTCGAAGCAGCACATCCGATACATGGTCGGCGGGCGCTCGCCGCTCGCGCGCGACGAGCGTCTGCTGCGTTTCGAATTCCCTGAGCGTCCCGGCGCGCTGATGAAGTTCCTCTCGTCGATGGCGCCCGACTGGAACATCAGCCTGTTCCACTATCGCAATCAGGGCGCGGACTATAGCTCGATTCTCGTCGGCATTCAGGTGCCGCAGTCGGACAACGCGGAGTTCGAGCGCTTTCTCGCGACGCTCGGCTATCCGTGGTGGGACGAAGGCGCGAACCCGGTCTACAAGCTGTTCCTCGCGTAA
- a CDS encoding SCP2 domain-containing protein, producing MKTASSGFAAAVNHLLAREPWARERVKPYAGKRVKLAGTPVSIALVVQPDGLFAATTEAEAGAFDVTISVPLDAVPAFLQGGQAAVMKHVRIEGDAEFAQTLAKLAEHLRWDPEEDLARVIGDAPAHRVGLIARAVQEQAQRTGRNLLDTFTEYFLDERPQLVRKSALDAFNAELSKARDALARVEKRIERIEQSSGHITQPSRPGSGASARTGGESVRDSHE from the coding sequence TTGAAGACCGCATCCAGTGGGTTCGCGGCCGCCGTGAATCATCTGCTCGCGCGCGAGCCGTGGGCACGTGAGCGCGTCAAACCCTACGCGGGCAAGCGCGTCAAGCTTGCGGGCACGCCGGTTTCGATCGCGCTCGTGGTGCAGCCGGACGGCCTCTTCGCCGCGACCACCGAAGCAGAGGCGGGCGCGTTCGACGTGACGATCTCCGTACCGCTCGACGCCGTGCCTGCGTTTCTGCAAGGCGGCCAGGCGGCGGTGATGAAGCACGTTCGCATCGAAGGCGACGCCGAATTCGCGCAGACGCTCGCGAAACTCGCCGAACATCTGCGCTGGGACCCGGAAGAAGATCTCGCGCGCGTGATCGGCGATGCGCCCGCGCATCGCGTGGGCCTCATCGCGCGCGCCGTGCAGGAGCAGGCGCAGCGCACCGGGCGGAACCTGCTGGACACGTTCACCGAATATTTCCTCGACGAGCGCCCGCAGCTCGTGCGCAAGAGCGCGCTCGACGCGTTCAACGCCGAGCTGTCGAAAGCGCGCGATGCGCTGGCGCGCGTCGAGAAGCGCATTGAAAGAATCGAACAGAGTAGCGGACACATCACCCAACCATCACGACCGGGTAGCGGCGCTTCAGCGCGAACCGGCGGCGAGTCCGTGCGCGACTCGCACGAATAA
- a CDS encoding gamma-butyrobetaine hydroxylase-like domain-containing protein, translating into MSGLTSTTPIPTGVVVHSKSRVLELQYGDESFRVPFELLRVYSPSAEVQGHGPGQETLQTGKREVTIIGIEPVGHYALQLNFSDGHNTGIYSWDILHDLATRQDALWREYLAKLEAAGADRDAPMAVKKSGGHCH; encoded by the coding sequence ATGAGCGGACTCACATCCACGACGCCGATTCCCACCGGCGTCGTCGTGCATTCGAAATCCCGGGTGCTCGAATTGCAGTACGGCGACGAATCGTTTCGCGTGCCTTTCGAGCTGTTGCGCGTGTATTCGCCTTCCGCCGAAGTGCAGGGCCACGGACCGGGCCAGGAAACCTTGCAGACCGGCAAGCGCGAAGTGACGATCATCGGTATCGAACCGGTCGGGCATTACGCGCTGCAACTGAATTTTTCGGACGGCCACAATACCGGCATCTATTCGTGGGACATCCTCCACGACCTGGCGACGCGTCAGGACGCCCTGTGGCGCGAGTATCTGGCGAAACTGGAAGCCGCCGGCGCGGACCGCGACGCGCCGATGGCGGTGAAGAAATCCGGTGGGCATTGCCACTGA
- a CDS encoding FAD/FMN-binding oxidoreductase, which produces MNAPQAFDPNGAHAALALDTEPRLREIPYNYTSFSDREIVMRLLGDEAWAVLDELRNERRTGRSARMLYEVLGDIWVVRRNPYLQDDLLDNPKRRALLVEALNHRLAEIEKRRSADLTAHSEEAGSRERAGRVQLLIAAARRAVDDFAAEFDHMADLRRRASRVLGKETQKDNIKFDGLSRVAHVTDATDWRVEYPFVVLTPDSEAEIAGLIKACFELGLTVIPRGGGTGYTGGAIPLTPFSAVINTEKLEQLGPVEMTDLPGVDHKVATIFSGAGVVTRRVTEAAEQAGFVFAVDPTSLDASCVGGNVAMNAGGKKAVLWGTALDNLAWWRMVDPEGNWLEVTRLDHNCGKIHDVEVARFRLDWFDGNRPPGEKLLRTENLDIAGRTFRKEGLGKDVTDKFLAGLPGVQKEGCDGLITSARWILHKMPAHTRTVCLEFFGQARDAIPSIVEIKDYLFETSKQGGAILAGLEHLDERYLRAVGYATKSKRNAFPKMVLIGDIVGNDADAVAAATSEVVRMANGKSGEGFVAVNAEARKRFWLDRSRTAAIAKHTNAFKINEDVVIPLDRMGEYTDGIERINIELSIKNKLQLVDALEAFFRTGKLPLGKTDDANEIPSAELLEDRVTQALDLLKRVRERWTFVGDKLDMPLREAQHYLVNLGYEALAEKFADRVDMQPDANIFHVAQDRTVRISWKQEIRGELRQIFNGGEFKPILDEAQAIHKQVLRGRVFVALHMHAGDGNVHTNIPVNSDNYEMLQDAHHAVARIMKLARSLDGVISGEHGIGITKLEFLTEEEIGEFRAYKQRVDPHGRFNKGKLFDGADLRNAYTPSFGLMGYESLIMQQSDIGAISDSIKDCLRCGKCKPVCATHVPRANLLYSPRNKILATSLLVEAFLYEEQTRRGVSIKHWDEFNDVADHCTVCHKCVTPCPVKIDFGDVTMNMRNLLRKMGKKKFNAGNAAGMFFLNATNPQTINLARTAMMGVGYKAQRLGNDILKKFAKKQTAKPPATVGKPPVVTQVIHFMNKKMPGNLPKKTARALLDIEDNKIVPIIRNPKTTTVDSEAVFYFPGCGSERLFSQVGLATQAMLWEAGVQTVLPPGYLCCGYPQRGSGQYDKAEKIVTDNRVLFHRVANTLNYLDIKTVVVSCGTCYDQLAGYEFEKIFPGCRIIDIHEFLLEKNIRLEGVKGTRYMYHDPCHSPIKTMDPVKLVNELMGSQNDGYKIEKNDRCCGESGTLAVTRPDISTQVRFRKEEEIRKGAARLRGIPLVAEAGANGINIANASAGAAGAQPGSVLKAGDGPQPNGSDVKILTSCPSCLQGLSRYNEDANIEADYIVVEIARKVLGENWMEQYVERANNGGIERVLV; this is translated from the coding sequence ATGAACGCACCCCAAGCCTTCGATCCGAACGGCGCCCATGCCGCCTTGGCGCTCGATACCGAGCCGCGTCTCCGCGAAATTCCTTATAACTACACGTCGTTTTCCGATCGTGAAATCGTCATGCGGCTCCTGGGCGACGAAGCCTGGGCCGTGCTCGACGAACTGCGCAACGAGCGCCGCACCGGCCGCTCGGCACGCATGCTGTATGAAGTGCTCGGCGATATCTGGGTCGTGCGCCGCAATCCTTATCTGCAGGACGACCTGCTCGACAACCCGAAGCGCCGCGCGTTGCTCGTCGAAGCGCTGAATCACCGGCTCGCGGAAATCGAAAAGCGCCGCAGCGCCGATCTCACCGCTCACAGCGAAGAAGCCGGCAGCCGCGAGCGCGCCGGGCGCGTGCAGTTGCTGATCGCCGCCGCGCGCCGCGCCGTCGACGATTTCGCCGCCGAGTTCGACCACATGGCCGACTTGCGCCGCCGCGCATCGCGCGTGCTGGGGAAGGAAACGCAGAAGGACAACATCAAGTTCGACGGCCTGTCGCGCGTCGCGCACGTCACCGACGCGACCGACTGGCGCGTCGAGTATCCGTTCGTCGTGCTGACGCCGGATTCGGAAGCCGAAATCGCCGGTCTGATCAAGGCGTGCTTCGAACTCGGCCTCACCGTGATTCCGCGCGGCGGCGGCACCGGCTATACCGGCGGCGCGATTCCGCTCACGCCGTTTTCGGCGGTCATCAACACGGAAAAGCTGGAACAGCTCGGTCCCGTCGAAATGACGGATCTGCCGGGCGTCGATCACAAGGTCGCGACGATTTTCTCGGGCGCGGGCGTGGTCACGCGGCGCGTCACCGAAGCGGCGGAGCAGGCGGGCTTCGTGTTCGCCGTCGATCCGACCTCGCTCGATGCATCGTGCGTCGGCGGCAATGTCGCGATGAACGCGGGCGGCAAGAAGGCGGTGTTGTGGGGCACGGCGCTCGACAATCTCGCGTGGTGGCGCATGGTCGATCCCGAAGGCAACTGGCTCGAAGTCACGCGTCTGGATCACAACTGCGGCAAGATTCACGACGTCGAAGTGGCGCGTTTCCGGCTCGACTGGTTCGACGGCAATCGTCCGCCCGGCGAAAAGCTGCTGCGCACCGAAAACCTCGACATCGCCGGCCGCACGTTCCGCAAGGAAGGGCTCGGCAAGGACGTCACCGATAAATTCCTCGCCGGTCTGCCCGGCGTGCAGAAGGAAGGCTGCGACGGACTGATTACGTCCGCGCGCTGGATCCTGCACAAGATGCCCGCGCACACGCGCACCGTCTGCCTCGAATTTTTCGGCCAGGCGCGCGACGCGATTCCGAGCATCGTCGAAATCAAGGACTATCTGTTCGAGACGTCGAAGCAGGGCGGCGCGATCCTCGCGGGCCTCGAACATCTCGACGAGCGCTATCTGCGCGCGGTCGGCTACGCGACCAAGAGCAAGCGCAACGCCTTCCCGAAGATGGTGCTGATCGGCGATATCGTCGGCAATGACGCCGATGCCGTCGCCGCTGCAACGTCCGAAGTCGTGCGTATGGCGAACGGCAAGAGCGGCGAAGGCTTCGTCGCGGTGAACGCCGAGGCGCGCAAGCGTTTCTGGCTCGACCGCTCGCGCACCGCCGCCATCGCGAAGCACACGAACGCGTTCAAGATCAACGAAGACGTCGTGATTCCGCTCGACCGCATGGGCGAGTACACGGACGGCATCGAGCGCATCAATATCGAGCTGTCGATCAAGAACAAGCTGCAACTCGTCGATGCGCTCGAGGCGTTCTTCCGCACCGGCAAGCTGCCGCTCGGCAAGACCGACGACGCGAACGAAATCCCCAGCGCCGAACTGCTCGAAGACCGCGTGACGCAGGCGCTCGATTTGCTGAAGCGCGTGCGCGAGCGCTGGACCTTCGTCGGCGACAAGCTCGACATGCCGTTGCGCGAGGCGCAGCACTATCTCGTCAATCTCGGCTACGAAGCGCTCGCGGAGAAGTTCGCGGATCGCGTCGACATGCAGCCGGACGCGAATATCTTCCACGTCGCGCAGGATCGCACGGTGCGAATTTCGTGGAAACAGGAGATTCGCGGCGAACTGCGCCAGATCTTCAACGGCGGCGAATTCAAGCCGATCCTCGATGAAGCGCAGGCCATCCACAAGCAGGTGCTGCGCGGACGCGTGTTCGTCGCGCTCCACATGCACGCGGGCGATGGCAACGTGCACACGAACATTCCCGTCAACTCCGACAACTACGAGATGCTGCAGGACGCGCATCACGCGGTCGCGCGCATCATGAAGCTCGCGCGTTCGCTCGACGGCGTGATTTCGGGCGAACACGGCATCGGCATCACGAAGCTGGAGTTCCTGACCGAAGAGGAAATCGGCGAATTCCGCGCGTACAAGCAGCGCGTCGATCCGCACGGCCGCTTCAACAAGGGCAAGCTGTTCGACGGCGCGGACCTGCGCAACGCGTACACGCCGTCGTTCGGGTTGATGGGCTACGAGTCGCTGATCATGCAGCAATCGGATATCGGCGCGATCTCCGATTCCATCAAGGACTGCCTGCGCTGCGGCAAGTGCAAGCCGGTCTGCGCGACGCACGTGCCGCGCGCGAACCTGCTGTACAGCCCGCGCAACAAGATTCTCGCGACGTCGCTGCTGGTCGAAGCCTTCCTGTACGAAGAGCAGACGCGCCGCGGCGTGTCGATCAAGCATTGGGACGAGTTCAACGACGTCGCCGATCACTGCACGGTCTGCCACAAGTGCGTGACGCCTTGCCCGGTGAAGATCGATTTCGGCGATGTCACGATGAACATGCGCAACCTGTTGCGCAAGATGGGCAAGAAGAAGTTCAACGCGGGCAACGCGGCCGGCATGTTCTTCCTGAACGCGACCAATCCGCAGACGATCAATCTCGCGCGCACCGCGATGATGGGCGTCGGCTACAAGGCGCAGCGTCTCGGCAACGACATCCTGAAGAAGTTCGCGAAGAAGCAGACGGCGAAACCGCCCGCGACGGTCGGCAAGCCGCCGGTGGTCACGCAGGTGATCCACTTCATGAACAAGAAGATGCCGGGCAATCTGCCGAAGAAGACGGCGCGCGCGTTGCTCGATATCGAGGACAACAAGATCGTCCCGATCATCCGCAATCCGAAGACGACCACGGTCGATTCGGAAGCCGTCTTCTACTTCCCCGGCTGCGGCTCGGAGCGCCTGTTCTCGCAAGTCGGACTCGCGACGCAAGCGATGTTGTGGGAAGCGGGCGTGCAGACCGTGCTGCCTCCGGGCTATCTGTGCTGCGGCTACCCGCAACGCGGCTCGGGCCAGTATGACAAGGCCGAGAAGATCGTCACGGATAACCGCGTGCTGTTCCATCGCGTCGCGAATACGCTGAATTATCTCGACATCAAGACCGTGGTCGTGTCGTGCGGCACCTGCTACGACCAGCTCGCGGGCTATGAATTCGAGAAGATCTTCCCGGGCTGCCGGATCATCGACATTCACGAGTTCCTGCTGGAGAAGAACATCCGGCTCGAGGGCGTGAAGGGCACGCGCTACATGTATCACGATCCGTGTCACTCGCCGATCAAGACGATGGACCCGGTCAAGCTCGTCAACGAACTGATGGGCTCGCAGAACGACGGGTACAAGATCGAGAAGAACGATCGATGCTGCGGCGAATCGGGCACGCTCGCGGTCACGCGTCCGGACATCTCCACGCAGGTGCGCTTCCGCAAGGAAGAGGAGATCCGCAAGGGCGCGGCGAGGCTGCGGGGCATTCCGCTCGTCGCGGAAGCGGGCGCGAACGGCATCAATATCGCGAACGCGTCGGCTGGCGCTGCGGGCGCGCAGCCCGGTTCGGTGCTCAAGGCCGGCGACGGTCCGCAACCCAACGGCTCGGACGTGAAAATCCTCACGAGCTGCCCGTCCTGTCTGCAAGGCCTGTCGCGCTACAACGAGGACGCCAATATCGAGGCGGACTATATCGTCGTGGAAATCGCGCGCAAGGTGCTAGGCGAGAACTGGATGGAACAGTACGTCGAACGCGCGAACAATGGCGGTATCGAGCGCGTACTGGTGTAA
- a CDS encoding 5'-nucleotidase — MPKFTLEDKLVVAISSRALFDFEDENRVFETGDLARYEALQRSRLETPAKPGVAFGLIRKLLALNANEQRVEVVILSRSDPISGLRAFHSCREHGLAIERGVFTRGRSPFAYLKPLRASLFLSANPDDVRDALAAGFPAARVLPETPRAASRYADEIRIAFDGDAVLFSDEAERVFQSDGLSAFVGHETQKKDSPLPGGPLKPLLAALNKLQRIADDHDSRSPMHIRTALVTARSAPAHERAIRTLMAWDIEIDEAMFLGGLDKGEFLREFEPDFFFDDQIRHCESARVVTATGHVLSGIANAS; from the coding sequence ATGCCGAAGTTCACGCTCGAAGACAAGCTCGTCGTCGCGATTTCATCGCGCGCGCTGTTCGATTTCGAGGATGAGAACCGCGTCTTCGAGACGGGCGATCTCGCCCGATACGAAGCGCTGCAACGCTCGCGGCTAGAAACGCCCGCGAAGCCGGGCGTCGCGTTCGGGCTGATCCGCAAGCTGCTCGCGTTGAATGCGAACGAGCAGCGCGTCGAAGTGGTGATCCTGTCGCGCAGCGATCCGATCAGCGGACTGCGCGCGTTTCATTCGTGCCGCGAGCATGGCCTCGCGATCGAGCGCGGCGTGTTCACGCGCGGCCGCTCGCCGTTCGCGTATCTGAAGCCGTTGCGCGCGTCGCTGTTTCTGTCGGCGAATCCGGACGACGTGCGCGACGCGCTCGCCGCGGGCTTTCCCGCCGCGCGCGTCCTGCCCGAAACGCCGCGCGCCGCGAGCCGTTATGCGGACGAAATCCGCATTGCGTTCGATGGCGACGCCGTGCTGTTCTCCGACGAAGCCGAGCGCGTGTTCCAGAGCGATGGTCTTTCCGCGTTCGTCGGCCATGAAACGCAAAAGAAGGATTCGCCGCTTCCGGGCGGCCCGTTGAAGCCGCTGCTGGCGGCTTTGAACAAGCTACAGCGCATCGCCGACGACCACGACAGCCGCTCGCCGATGCACATCCGCACCGCGCTCGTCACCGCGCGTTCCGCACCGGCGCACGAGCGCGCGATCCGCACGCTGATGGCCTGGGACATCGAAATCGACGAAGCGATGTTTCTCGGCGGCCTCGACAAGGGCGAATTCCTGCGCGAATTCGAGCCCGATTTTTTCTTCGACGATCAAATTCGCCATTGCGAATCGGCTCGCGTCGTTACGGCGACGGGGCACGTTCTCAGCGGCATAGCGAACGCATCATGA
- a CDS encoding HIT family protein, producing MDCVFCREDGGEVLWSDDALRVVLADEPDWPGLCRVIWGSHVAEMSDLPDGDRARVMTAVNGVERAMRRVLVPEKINLASLGNQVPHVHWHVIPRFSNDSRFPLPIWAPRQRTVSESQLSKRRAQATLLREQVRNELNQAFGHQ from the coding sequence ATGGACTGTGTGTTTTGCCGTGAAGACGGCGGCGAGGTGCTGTGGTCGGACGACGCGTTGCGCGTCGTCCTCGCCGACGAGCCCGACTGGCCGGGCCTGTGCCGCGTGATCTGGGGCTCGCACGTCGCTGAAATGTCCGATTTGCCGGATGGCGACCGCGCGCGCGTGATGACCGCCGTCAACGGCGTCGAGCGCGCAATGCGCCGCGTGCTCGTACCGGAGAAGATCAATCTGGCGAGCCTCGGCAATCAGGTGCCGCACGTCCACTGGCACGTCATTCCACGCTTTTCCAACGATTCCCGCTTTCCTCTGCCGATCTGGGCGCCGCGCCAGCGCACCGTGTCGGAATCGCAGCTTTCGAAGCGCCGCGCCCAGGCCACGCTCTTGCGCGAACAGGTGCGCAACGAGCTGAACCAGGCGTTCGGACATCAATAA
- the ubiE gene encoding bifunctional demethylmenaquinone methyltransferase/2-methoxy-6-polyprenyl-1,4-benzoquinol methylase UbiE has protein sequence MSKTHFGYESVDEQDKAKKVAGVFHSVASNYDLMNDLMSGGLHRIWKHFTIGQAKVRPGYKVLDLAGGTGDLAMAFAKQAGETGEVWHTDINESMLRVGRNRLIDKGVLTPALLCDAEKIPFPDNYFNIVTVAFGLRNMTHKDRALAEMQRVIKPGGRLLVLEFSKVWEPLKKPYDIYSFKILPWLGEKVAKDADSYRYLAESIRMHPDQETLKTMMEQAGLDRVEYYNLSGGVVALHVGTKF, from the coding sequence ATGAGCAAGACCCACTTCGGATATGAATCGGTCGACGAGCAGGACAAGGCGAAGAAAGTGGCGGGCGTGTTCCATTCCGTCGCGAGCAACTACGACTTGATGAACGACCTGATGTCCGGCGGACTGCATCGGATCTGGAAGCACTTCACGATCGGGCAGGCCAAGGTGCGGCCGGGATACAAGGTGCTCGATCTCGCGGGTGGCACGGGCGATCTGGCGATGGCTTTCGCCAAACAGGCGGGCGAGACGGGCGAAGTCTGGCATACGGACATCAATGAATCGATGCTGCGCGTTGGGCGCAACCGCCTGATCGACAAGGGCGTGCTGACGCCCGCGCTGCTGTGCGACGCCGAGAAGATTCCATTCCCGGACAATTATTTCAATATAGTTACAGTTGCTTTCGGTTTGCGTAATATGACGCACAAGGATCGTGCGCTGGCCGAAATGCAGCGCGTGATCAAGCCAGGCGGCCGCCTGCTCGTGCTGGAATTCTCGAAAGTGTGGGAACCGCTCAAAAAGCCGTACGATATCTACAGTTTCAAGATTTTGCCGTGGCTTGGCGAAAAAGTGGCCAAAGATGCGGACAGCTACCGGTACCTGGCTGAGTCCATCCGCATGCACCCGGACCAGGAAACTTTAAAAACAATGATGGAACAAGCGGGCCTGGATCGAGTCGAATATTACAATTTGTCAGGTGGCGTGGTAGCGTTACACGTCGGGACCAAATTTTAG